In Erigeron canadensis isolate Cc75 chromosome 7, C_canadensis_v1, whole genome shotgun sequence, one DNA window encodes the following:
- the LOC122607814 gene encoding protein PSK SIMULATOR 2-like isoform X1 produces the protein MMSFDASEGLESEPSTSTYRSIVQWLQPCRKFKLDEVLSATENFNESLVIGSGGFGKVYKGKVIIGTRHIVAAIKRLDMKSDQGPAEFWAEVEMLSKLRHSHLVSLFGYCNYEREMILIYEYMPNGTLEDHLHKLHTCLSWVDRLKICIGAARGLDYLHTGTSIEFGVIHRDVKSSNILLHKSWEAKISDFGLSRISPTNQLRTYVNTLVKGTFGYLDPNYFATGKLTRKSDVYAFGVVLFEVLCRKQPLDRSLEYGLAALAQDSIKKGHLKSIVDSDIRGEISPKCLKGFARIAERCLEYHPEHRPTMKEVILSLESLLTLQLQTPGRSIFTRMINAFPYNSTGETPARNKVSILAFEVANTIVKGSNLMQSLSELSIHILEKEILHSEGVQLLVSTDTKELLRIAASDKREELEVFSREVVRFGDMCMDPQWHHLDRFFSSQLREEAEIVRLDLHPLTNSQLREKAEITMQKLTNLAQYTFDLYHEYHALDRFEQDYRRKLDEVEALHLPKKGESLSILVSDVKHQRKLVRNLKKKSLWSKSLDEIVEKLVDVVTFIPHAIAEAFEENVPSSIPNGEEAQKKPEKLGAAGLALHYANLVTQMDNIASRPISLPPNMRDNLYNGLPANVKVALRSRLQALDRKEVMTMPQIKAEMEKTLQWLVPVATDTTKAHQGFGWVGEWANTGNEFGKKTAGSNNIIRLQTLYHADKTKMDRYILDLIIWLHRLISLVRFRDKVPKYIPARSPPTNNGLLGHSDPSRLKANGKPQRVQISLEAMLDVLDGLGTDFQDVTTYS, from the exons ATGATGTCTTTTGATGCTAGCGAAGGCTTGGAGTCTGAACCTTCCACCTCCACCTATAGATCCATAGTTCAATGGTTACAACCATGCCGTAAATTCAAATTGGATGAAGTTCTTTCAGCAACAGAAAACTTCAATGAATCTTTAGTGATTGGTAGTGGCGGCTTTGGAAAAGTGTACAAAGGTAAAGTTATTATTGGAACTCGTCATATTGTAGCTGCTATTAAACGATTAGATATGAAGTCAGATCAAGGGCCAGCAGAGTTCTGGGCAGAAGTCGAGATGCTTTCCAAGTTACGTCACTCTCATCTAGTGTCTCTCTTTGGTTATTGTAACTATGAGAGAGAAATGATActtatatatgagtatatgcCGAATGGAACACTTGAAGATCATCTCCATAAACTCCACACCTGTCTTTCTTGGGTTGATCGGCTAAAGATTTGTATTGGTGCCGCCCGTGGGTTAGACTACCTCCACACTGGTACTAGTATTGAGTTTGGTGTTATACACCGAGATGTCAAGAGCTCAAATATTTTGTTACACAAAAGCTGGGAAGCTAAAATTTCAGATTTTGGGTTGTCCCGAATAAGCCCAACGAATCAACTACGCACTTATGTCAACACTCTTGTAAAAGGCACTTTTGGATATCTTGATCCAAACTATTTCGCCACTGGAAAGCTGACAAGGAAGTCTGATGTGTATGCTTTTGGGGTGGTATTGTTTGAAGTGTTGTGTCGGAAGCAACCACTGGATAGGAGTCTTGAATACGGTTTAGCCGCATTGGCACAGGACTCGATCAAAAAAGGTCATTTAAAGAGTATAGTTGATTCTGATATAAGGGGTGAAATATCCCCAAAATGTTTGAAGGGGTTTGCTAGAATTGCCGAAAGATGCTTAGAATATCATCCAGAGCATCGTCCTACCATGAAGGAGGTTATATTGAGTCTGGAATCTTTACTAACCTTGCAGTTACAAACTCCAGGCAGGTCGATATTTACAAGAATGATTAATGCGTTTCCCTATAACTCCACCGGTGAAACCCCAG cacgAAATAAAGTATCTATTTTAGCATTTGAAGTAGCTAATACGATTGTCAAAGGGTCAAATTTGATGCAATCTCTTTCTGAATTAAGCATCCATATTCTTGAAAAGGAGATTTTACATTCAGAAGGCGTACAACTTTTGGTTTCTACTGATACAAAGGAATTGTTACGTATTGCAGCTTCTGACAAGAG GGAGGAACTTGAGGTTTTTTCCAGAGAGGTTGTTCGGTTTGGAGATATGTGCATGGATCCACAATGGCATCATCTGGATCGCTTTTTTTCTAG TCAGCTTAGAGAAGAGGCGGAAATAGTCAGATTGGACCTGCATCCGCTAACAAATAGTCAGCTTAGAGAAAAGGCGGAAATCACTATGCAAAAATTGACGAATCTTGCTCAGTATACCTTT GATTTATACCACGAATATCATGCTTTAGATAGATTTGAACAGGATTACCGGCGTAAGCTTGATGAAGTGGAAGCCTTGCATCTTCCTAAAAAAG GTGAGAGTCTCTCAATCTTAGTTAGTGACGTAAAGCATCAAAGAAAGCTTGTGAGGAACTTGAAAAAGAAATCTCTTTGGTCTAAAAGTTTGGATGAG ATTGTGGAGAAGCTAGTAGATGTTGTCACGTTCATTCCTCATGCAATAGCGGAGGCTTTTGAAGAGAATG tACCGAGTTCAATTCCGAATGGCGAGGAGGCTCAGAAGAAGCCCGAGAAGCTAGGTGCTGCGGGTCTTGCTTTACACTATGCCAACTTAGTCACTCAGATGGACAACATT GCATCACGTCCCATATCTTTGCCTCCTAATATGAGGGACAATCTATATAATGGCTTGCCAGCAAATGTTAAGGTTGCATTACGTTCTCGCTTACAAGCACTCGACCGCAAAGAAGTG ATGACCATGCCTCAAATTAAGGCAGAAATGGAAAAAACACTCCAGTGGCTCGTTCCAGTAGCTACGGATACTACCAA AGCACATCAAGGTTTTGGATGGGTTGGCGAGTGGGCAAACACAGG TAATGAGTTTGGGAAGAAGACAGCAGGGAGTAACAATATTATCCGACTCCAGACACTTTATCATGCTGATAAGACAAAGATGGACCGATACATTCTTGATTTGATTATTTGGCTTCACCGTCTAATAAGTTTAGTTAGATTTAGAGACAAGGTTCCAAAGTACATTCCTGCTCGATCGCCTCCTACCAATAATGGTCTACTCGGGCATTCAGATCCGTCTAGATTGAAAGCCAATGGTAAACCACAAAGGGTCCAAATCTCTTTGGAAGCCATGTTAGATGTTTTGGATGGTTTAGGTACAGATTTTCAAGATGTTACTACATATTCTTAA
- the LOC122607814 gene encoding protein PSK SIMULATOR 2-like isoform X2, whose product MMSFDASEGLESEPSTSTYRSIVQWLQPCRKFKLDEVLSATENFNESLVIGSGGFGKVYKGKVIIGTRHIVAAIKRLDMKSDQGPAEFWAEVEMLSKLRHSHLVSLFGYCNYEREMILIYEYMPNGTLEDHLHKLHTCLSWVDRLKICIGAARGLDYLHTGTSIEFGVIHRDVKSSNILLHKSWEAKISDFGLSRISPTNQLRTYVNTLVKGTFGYLDPNYFATGKLTRKSDVYAFGVVLFEVLCRKQPLDRSLEYGLAALAQDSIKKGHLKSIVDSDIRGEISPKCLKGFARIAERCLEYHPEHRPTMKEVILSLESLLTLQLQTPGRSIFTRMINAFPYNSTGETPARNKVSILAFEVANTIVKGSNLMQSLSELSIHILEKEILHSEGVQLLVSTDTKELLRIAASDKREELEVFSREVVRFGDMCMDPQWHHLDRFFSREEAEIVRLDLHPLTNSQLREKAEITMQKLTNLAQYTFDLYHEYHALDRFEQDYRRKLDEVEALHLPKKGESLSILVSDVKHQRKLVRNLKKKSLWSKSLDEIVEKLVDVVTFIPHAIAEAFEENVPSSIPNGEEAQKKPEKLGAAGLALHYANLVTQMDNIASRPISLPPNMRDNLYNGLPANVKVALRSRLQALDRKEVMTMPQIKAEMEKTLQWLVPVATDTTKAHQGFGWVGEWANTGNEFGKKTAGSNNIIRLQTLYHADKTKMDRYILDLIIWLHRLISLVRFRDKVPKYIPARSPPTNNGLLGHSDPSRLKANGKPQRVQISLEAMLDVLDGLGTDFQDVTTYS is encoded by the exons ATGATGTCTTTTGATGCTAGCGAAGGCTTGGAGTCTGAACCTTCCACCTCCACCTATAGATCCATAGTTCAATGGTTACAACCATGCCGTAAATTCAAATTGGATGAAGTTCTTTCAGCAACAGAAAACTTCAATGAATCTTTAGTGATTGGTAGTGGCGGCTTTGGAAAAGTGTACAAAGGTAAAGTTATTATTGGAACTCGTCATATTGTAGCTGCTATTAAACGATTAGATATGAAGTCAGATCAAGGGCCAGCAGAGTTCTGGGCAGAAGTCGAGATGCTTTCCAAGTTACGTCACTCTCATCTAGTGTCTCTCTTTGGTTATTGTAACTATGAGAGAGAAATGATActtatatatgagtatatgcCGAATGGAACACTTGAAGATCATCTCCATAAACTCCACACCTGTCTTTCTTGGGTTGATCGGCTAAAGATTTGTATTGGTGCCGCCCGTGGGTTAGACTACCTCCACACTGGTACTAGTATTGAGTTTGGTGTTATACACCGAGATGTCAAGAGCTCAAATATTTTGTTACACAAAAGCTGGGAAGCTAAAATTTCAGATTTTGGGTTGTCCCGAATAAGCCCAACGAATCAACTACGCACTTATGTCAACACTCTTGTAAAAGGCACTTTTGGATATCTTGATCCAAACTATTTCGCCACTGGAAAGCTGACAAGGAAGTCTGATGTGTATGCTTTTGGGGTGGTATTGTTTGAAGTGTTGTGTCGGAAGCAACCACTGGATAGGAGTCTTGAATACGGTTTAGCCGCATTGGCACAGGACTCGATCAAAAAAGGTCATTTAAAGAGTATAGTTGATTCTGATATAAGGGGTGAAATATCCCCAAAATGTTTGAAGGGGTTTGCTAGAATTGCCGAAAGATGCTTAGAATATCATCCAGAGCATCGTCCTACCATGAAGGAGGTTATATTGAGTCTGGAATCTTTACTAACCTTGCAGTTACAAACTCCAGGCAGGTCGATATTTACAAGAATGATTAATGCGTTTCCCTATAACTCCACCGGTGAAACCCCAG cacgAAATAAAGTATCTATTTTAGCATTTGAAGTAGCTAATACGATTGTCAAAGGGTCAAATTTGATGCAATCTCTTTCTGAATTAAGCATCCATATTCTTGAAAAGGAGATTTTACATTCAGAAGGCGTACAACTTTTGGTTTCTACTGATACAAAGGAATTGTTACGTATTGCAGCTTCTGACAAGAG GGAGGAACTTGAGGTTTTTTCCAGAGAGGTTGTTCGGTTTGGAGATATGTGCATGGATCCACAATGGCATCATCTGGATCGCTTTTTTTCTAG AGAAGAGGCGGAAATAGTCAGATTGGACCTGCATCCGCTAACAAATAGTCAGCTTAGAGAAAAGGCGGAAATCACTATGCAAAAATTGACGAATCTTGCTCAGTATACCTTT GATTTATACCACGAATATCATGCTTTAGATAGATTTGAACAGGATTACCGGCGTAAGCTTGATGAAGTGGAAGCCTTGCATCTTCCTAAAAAAG GTGAGAGTCTCTCAATCTTAGTTAGTGACGTAAAGCATCAAAGAAAGCTTGTGAGGAACTTGAAAAAGAAATCTCTTTGGTCTAAAAGTTTGGATGAG ATTGTGGAGAAGCTAGTAGATGTTGTCACGTTCATTCCTCATGCAATAGCGGAGGCTTTTGAAGAGAATG tACCGAGTTCAATTCCGAATGGCGAGGAGGCTCAGAAGAAGCCCGAGAAGCTAGGTGCTGCGGGTCTTGCTTTACACTATGCCAACTTAGTCACTCAGATGGACAACATT GCATCACGTCCCATATCTTTGCCTCCTAATATGAGGGACAATCTATATAATGGCTTGCCAGCAAATGTTAAGGTTGCATTACGTTCTCGCTTACAAGCACTCGACCGCAAAGAAGTG ATGACCATGCCTCAAATTAAGGCAGAAATGGAAAAAACACTCCAGTGGCTCGTTCCAGTAGCTACGGATACTACCAA AGCACATCAAGGTTTTGGATGGGTTGGCGAGTGGGCAAACACAGG TAATGAGTTTGGGAAGAAGACAGCAGGGAGTAACAATATTATCCGACTCCAGACACTTTATCATGCTGATAAGACAAAGATGGACCGATACATTCTTGATTTGATTATTTGGCTTCACCGTCTAATAAGTTTAGTTAGATTTAGAGACAAGGTTCCAAAGTACATTCCTGCTCGATCGCCTCCTACCAATAATGGTCTACTCGGGCATTCAGATCCGTCTAGATTGAAAGCCAATGGTAAACCACAAAGGGTCCAAATCTCTTTGGAAGCCATGTTAGATGTTTTGGATGGTTTAGGTACAGATTTTCAAGATGTTACTACATATTCTTAA
- the LOC122609071 gene encoding proline-rich protein 36-like: protein MAHYRVCAIKILQKSGKAISRLMYEHGTLPWQGPEPLIMPAPFPGVRIEQVPVRPLHDRDADNQVDPPPPYRPRRYYQAYDDPHATATVPPLSPGHIVPPQSSTCVSCPTLSDPPTPYSPPGFEPIASPVSFEPTAPLNPDFTTPQESPDDGLRCI, encoded by the exons ATGGCACACTACCGTGTATGTGCGATAAAGATTCTCCAGAAGTCTGGTAAAGCCATCTCCAGGTTGATGTATGAGCATGGCACACTACCGTGGCAGGGACCGGAGCCGTTGATCATGCCAGCGCCATTTCCAGGAGTACGGATTGAGCAGGTGCCTGTGAGGCCTCTGCACGATAGGGATGCCGACAATCAGGTGGACCCCCCACCACCATATCGCCCGCGACGCTACTATCAG GCTTATGATGATCCACATGCGACTGCTACTGTTCCACCTCTGAGTCCTGGTCATATTGTTCCACCTCAGTCTTCTACTTGTGTGAGTTGTCCTACTCTTAGTGATCCACCGACTCCTTATTCTCCACCTGGTTTTGAGCCTATTGCTTCACCTGTGAGTTTTGAGCCTACTGCTCCACTCAATCCTGATTTTACTACCCCACAAGAGAGCCCTGATGATGGACTACGATGTATTTGA